The genomic segment GAGTCttgaaggagaaaagaggggaggtgaagggaggagagggaaaagggaggggagggaagaggagaagagagagagagtgaaagagacacagagagagacagagagagaggagagagagaagagaaacagagacagagacagagagagactgggcaaATGAATTTGGTAAAATTTCAGTTTTGTTAAATGTTAAAATGAGGATGATAATACCAAAAGAGTGTGGCTTCATTGTAGGTTTGTCAGAAAAAATGTATAATGAGTAACAGCTGTTAGACTCTGCTTATTGCTAGAAATCACATCATTAGGTAAGACAGTATTTGTCTTTAAGGAACTGAGAATTCATAAGATAAATCAAACCATACTATGTAGATTCAGGCAGGAATCCTGGAATGACAGAGATTTACAAACTTGAGGCATGTTTACTTCtggaaaatatgagaaaaaagcattttttattttctgtgttttttattgattattttatttgtttacatttcagatgttgtcCCCCTTCTTGGTATCCCCTCCATGAacctccccatcccatctccactccctttgcctctgaggggGTACTCCTCCACTTGACTTGCACCTCTAGCATCCCTCTTTGCTGAGGCAACacacctccacaggaccaagggcctcccctcccattgatgccaagtaaggccatcccctgctacatatgtagcaggatcCATGGACCCACCCATATACACTCTTTgactggtggtttagtccctgggagctctttggtgtctggttagttgatattgttgttcttcctatggggttggcatccccttcagctcctttaatccttcccctaacttttccattagGGTCcttgggctcagtccaatggttagctgtgagtatctgcatctgttttagttaGTCCCTGGCacagcctttcagaagacagctatatcagactcctgtcagtaagtacttcttggcatcagcaatagagtcagggtttggtgtgggagggtgggatggatcccaaggtggtatagtctctagatggcctttccttcagtctctggtccatttttgtccctgagtttcctttagacaggaacagagaataaaacattttaagggagaagaaaaagtcaAGAATGCCATGTTTGAGATAGCATCTGGAAAAGCTAATAATGTGTAGGCTGAAAATGTGTTTAGCAATGATATTTACCTGAGATGAGAACAGTATAAGTGCATATTTACTGAAATGAACATCAGGGACATAGATGATGAGTTCACTGCAGAGATCACAAGGCATGAGAATATCTGGGAATGTTATAGCAGTTGAGAGGGAAGTTCTTGGTCTTATCTCAAGGCCTGTTAGTACAAGTGCTCTAACAAGATAGAGAggtgggtttctttctttctttattattggatattttctttatttacatttcaaatgttcctcCTTTTCATGATTTTNNNNNNNNNNNNNNNNNNNNNNNNNNNNNNNNNNNNNNNNNNNNNNNNNNNNNNNNNNNNNNNNNNNNNNNNNNNNNNNNNNNNNNNNNNNNNNNNNNNNNNNNNNNNNNNNNNNNNNNNNNNNNNNNNNNNNNNNNNNNNNNNNNNNNNNNNNNNNNNNNNNNNNNNNNNNNNNNNNNNNNNNNNNNNNNNNNNNNNNNNNNNNNNNNNNNNNNNNNNNNNNNNNNNNNNNNNNNNNNNNNNNNNNNNNNNNNNNNNNNNNNNNNNNNNNNNNNNNNNNNNNNNNNNNNNNNNNNNNNNNNNNNNNNNNNNNNNNNNNNNNNNNNNNNNNNNNNNNNNNNNNNNNNNNNNNNNNNNNNNNNNNNNNNNNNNNNNNNNNNNNNNNNNNNNNNNNNNNNNNNNNNNNNNNNNNNNNNNNNNNNNNNNNNNNNNNNNNNNNNNNNNNNNNNNNNNNNNNNNNNNNNNNNNNNNNNNNNNNNNNNNNNNNNNNNNNNNNNNNNNNNNNNNNNNNNNNNNNNNNNNNNNNNNNNNNNNNNNNNNNNNNNNNNNNNNNNNNNNNNNNNNNNNNNNNNNNNNNNNNNNNNNNNNNNNNNNNNNNNNNNNNNNNNNNNNNNNNNNNNNNNNNNNNNNNNNNNNNNNNNNNNNNNNNNNNNNNNNNNNNNNNNNNNNNNNNNNNNNNNNNNNNNNNNNNNNNNNNNNNNNNNNNNNNNNNNNNNNNNNNNNNNNNNNNNNNNNNNNNNNNNNNNNNNNNNNNNNNNNNNNNNNNNNNNNNNNNNNNNNNNNNNNNNNNNNNNNNNNNNNNNNNNNNNNNNNNNNNNNNNNNNNNNNNNNNNNNNNNNNNNNNNNNNNNNNNNNNNNNNNNNNNNNNNNNNNNNNNNNNNNNNNNNNNNNNNNNNNNNNNNNNNNNNNNNNNNNNNNNNNNNNNNNNNNNNNNNNNNNNNNNNNNNNNNNNNNNNNattataaataaggctgctatgaacatagtggagcatgtgtccttattagatgttggagcatcttctgggtatatgcccagaagtggtattgctgggtcctctggtagtactatgtccaatttccggaggaaccgccaaactgatttccagagtggttacaccagcttgcaatcccaccaacaatgaaggagtgttcttctttctccacaacatctccagcatctgctgtcacctgagtttttgaacctagccattctgactagtttgaggtggaatctcggttgttttggttatttgcatttccctgatgactaaggatgttgaacatttctttaggtgcttctcagccatttagtattctgctgttgagaattctttgtttagctctgtatcccatttttaatagggttatttggttctctgaactctaacttcttgagttctttgtatatattggatattagccctctgtcagatgtaagattgctaaagatctttttccaatttgttggttgccgttttgtcctattgacttataaaagctttgcaattttatgaggtcccatttgtcaattcttgatcttagagcataagccattggttttctgttcaggaaattttcccctgtgcccatgtgctcgaggctcttccccactttattttctattaatttcagtgtatctggttttatgtggaggtcctttatacggaggtttctttctgtctctttagtAGTAGATTTTACAGAATAACTTATCTTGTTTTTAGACTGGCCATTTTGGTTCATTTAGCACTGGTCAGTAAAAGTTAGGCTCCACACatttgcacaaaacatcatgactcaCTGATATTGAGCTCCAGGTAGATAGCAGAGATATTAAAACATGACTGCTGACTTTTTTGTCTTTGCTATTAAGTAAGCTGGTTATTGGAGATTTAGGagcacataaaaaattaaaaaatagaaattgggATAAATGTAGGCAATCACATCTGGTTTCATAttggattttgatttttaatacttCTGAGGATTTTTTACTATTGTAAAAAAATGCAGATAATTATAGTTTGAAGATTTGCTGTGATGGTTAAAAAACTTGCTTTGATATTTTACTTTGAGGCACACaattatatactgtatatattctTATTAATCTATGGGTAAACAGAAGGCTTTGAAGgctttaggttttttgtttgtttgtttgtttgtttgttttgtatttttgagacaggatttctctgtgtagccctggctgtcctggaactcactctgtagaccaggctggcctcaaactcagaaatccgcctgcctttgcctcccaagtgctgggattaaaggcgtgtgccaccaccgcctggcttttttttttttggctggagagacagccatgggtactgggaaccgaactcttatatttttgtatGGAGGCAAGGTTAGAAACAACTATTGTATTCCAAGTATGGAAAGTGAATGCTAGTTTTGAAAGGCAGAGTTTTTAAGAGCAGGGTGTTGTTGCTACAACTTGGGCCACTGAAATGTAGGGATGAAGGAGACTACATGGAATATAACCAATGATGAAATCTAAGTTAGGAAggatttgaaatttctttttcttttaatagtctTTTATGGTAGCAttgataaaatatgtattttaagtttttatattacATTCTAGTGTGAGATGTTGACATATTTCTTCAATTTGCTGGTTGCTCTTATAATGCAGTACTTCTAACAGGAGGATTACTTTAACAACACTAGAAGAAGTCCTCCATTTTGTTCTGAGCTTGTAGAGCTATCTGGACATGATCATCTGTGATACCTTAAAATAGAGTTTTCCAACAAACTTCTTACACGTCTCTGAAATTGAACACCCCTAACTTCTCTCTGTGCCTGGTTTTTCTTATAAGGAAAAACAGTATCTCTTTCCTGGAATTTTAGGAAGATCAAATTGCTATGTGTGAGATATTCTGAATAGTGTTTGACACATGACGCACACAATTGGTGGTAGAATCAAACTGTGGTTATTATCTTGCAGAGTACATactttacacatatgcataacatACACTGCAGTGCCTAAGGGCATGGAATCTTAGTGTGTCTGCTGAAACatctacttttattatttactagTATTGTGACTGTCAatatatatacacctatatatattccttttcttttcctttgtttcctctgtAAAATGAATAATCATGTGTTTCTTAAGTAATCTACACGACAATTTATAATGCTTGTCATATACTTAAATGTGTTgacacacgcctataatcctagctcttgggaggcagaggcaggaagattgtcatGAGGTTAAGGCCAGTCTAATGTCCATAACATATTCTAGGTCAGCCAGTGCTACATTATGAGACCATGTTGTaaacacaaaatcaaataaagaaacaatCAATTCAGTGTCATAAAATTAGAAGTGATCCATTTGTTCAGGGACCATTGTGGAAGAGGtcaggaaggagcagaggaaaagAGTGTCTTCAGGACAGGACGCCACCactacacacatgaactcacgGCAGCTGTGAGTACCTGTGTAAGAACTGTACAATGTCAAGCTAGTCAACATTTGATCATATAGGGCAGAGTGGCTAATGACCTCACACCCCATAACTGGAGACCTATTGACAGTGGCTtctaggggagggagagaaaggtgtAATCTTTGAAAGagttaataaaatatgtttaaagaaatGGTTAATTTAATATTTCATCTCATGAGTGtatgaattaataattttttttaaagaaaggttttAGTATTTCCTGTCATGGTGTATCAAAATTTATTCAATCAGTTTTCTTTTTGATGCTCATTCACTTGATGCTCAGTTTGTTTCAAATTATGCCTTTTTACAAAAGATGCTGAAGCTGTTCCACCTTTGTCCtacttaaaagtgaaaataaccTTGTCTCTGTCTTTACATACATTAAGAATTCTACTACTGTTAACATTTTCCCACCCCTTGTCATTGGGAACTTGAAGAAACACTTTCAAGATCCTCTTTTGGTACATGGTCATTACCATACCTCACATGTGACCAGCCCACATAATTTTCCTATTAGGTTTTCAGTCCTGGGGTAATAACGGAAAGCAGAACCAATTTATGTGATTAAAACTGTCGTCCTTTGTAAGATGTAAGCAGATGCTGAGAAGCAAACCAGACAGAAGGAACTTTTTCTGAGTTTGGACTATTGGCATCTCAGAGGACCAAACCTTTAGATATCGTGATTATTGGAAAACGTAAGTCTAAATTCTTATTTAGtttatttgtgtttcattttcttctcaatttCTTTCAAATAATAACGTAGATAGGGCTCATAgaaacatatgtaatatataacataGACCTATGAGATGAAAGCTTTATCTTAAACGAAGGTGACTGACCAAGGTGACTGACCTTTTTCATTCTTACAGAGTTGACATTTAATTTTGCTATGTAAGAGGCAGGTTTTGccatttagcccaggctgaccttgaagttaAGATACTAttttctcagccttctgagtgctgggattataggtgtgaagcATGATGCCTGGATTTTTACATAGATTTTACAGTGAAATTGGAATCTCTTAGAATTGTATTAATAAATGATGTAAAAGTATGAACCAGCAAATAAGGAAGGAAGTTTTGagtccaaaaagaagaaaaataaaaaattaaaaaagaaaggagaaaaaaaaaagcagagaccTACACTATAGGAAAAATATAGATAGCTATGATTATAGATTAGTTCAGAAATTTTCCATAGgtataagttttattttaaagctttactTTTAGACAGTAGAAGGCAAGGGATTTTATtactttctaaataaataaaaaaaacagctCAACATAGTATTATACATGTTTCTGATTTTGCAATTTTTAAACATATGCATGGATGCTACGTAATATTCTTACAATAGCCCAATGAAAACAGAAGGGAGTATTATTATAATTTATCTGCTGAGAAAATTGAGAACCAGAAATAAGTAAATTCTTCAGGGCTAAACAGTAATAAAAAGGAATcaaaggctgggcggtggtggcgcacgcctttaatcccagcacttgggaggcagaggcaggtggatctctgagttcgaggccagcctggtctactgagtgagttccaggacagccagggctacacagagaaaccctgtctcaaaaaaccattaaaaaaaaaaaaaagaatcaaagcatttctagtttcattctttgtttttttaagcaacAGTTCTTCCCTAAAACATGGTTCATGTCAGAGAAAAATTTTATATTCCGTTGccttaattagttattttatattttaggaatACAGTTCACTCATATTTTATAACTTGTGTAAGAAAATGCTTGGAGAAGCCTTCCTAACTAAATTCTTCTACAAAGAACAGAGACATGCAAAACTTTACAAGCCACTAAGATGTAAGAAGACATCAAGTGACAAAAAGGAAAATTGGGAAAATAAGCTTTTAGATATACCAGACAATTCACTTCCCCTTTTAAAGACTGGAAGTCAAGAGAAAGTTATAGAAGGAAGTCTAACTGAACAAGACAATGATTCATCTCAAGTGAAATCTATGGGTGAGCTACCTGTTGCAAAATGCAAAAGTACACCTCTTCCGGGAAATGCATCTGTTGCATTGCCCATTCCAAAGAGGGGACATGATGAAACACAACTGGATTTATATCGATCCTGGTCATGTACAAGTATCTGCCAGAATTATCCTGACCTACAGATAGGAGGTGACCACATTAAAAACATGTATGATTCTGGCTGCTTTGTGGAACACACGCATGATGATGTTTGTAAAGGCCCTCTTTTAGTTTCGGTGGATATACCATTGGGCCACTCACCTAAATTTGAGCCTCTAGAGAAAACATCTACCTCAAAATTATTCAATGGTGATGAAATTCGAGAAAAAAGCATGCTATTACATAAACAACCCCTCTCTAATTCTATGCTTAATAATTATATGGAAAAAAAGGTGGATGAACTCTATAAACAGTTTTTGGAAGAAAATCTTACCAGGTGCCTCTCTATAACCAACCTCATGACTTCTAGCATACTGATGAATAACGTCAATCAAATTAGTCTTCAAATCTCTCAAGAGCAGAACATAGAGGCATCCAAAGCCCGAGAAGCCCTCCTCCACTCTTTAGCACTATGTAATCTTCGTAATGTTTCCCACAGAAACAGTACTGAATTAAGCACTCCCAACTTACAAATATCAAACCAGGCGAGTCGGGAATTTGTATGACATATATAATGGTCATCAACTAAAGATTGGCTGGGTCAAATAAGAAACTACAGTAACAATTGCATTCTCATGCTTTTTAGGTCTCAAAGTTTCCTTTGTGATGGTGTTATTTTTTTGTGAAATTATTTTGGTTCATCGGAATTCTTGTAGGAGATAAGTACAGTAAACAAGATTTATGaccatttatgttttttttctgttttgacacCTTTAGTAGTTTTCACATTTGAGTTAGTATGTTTTGTATGTACATATTGTCACTAATCTTTGTTTACCACAAAAGCAGTATGAGGAAGGAACTGTACCAAAACATGTTTAGAGGCATATGATCGGTGTTTCAATAACCTTCTTCCTATTTATGGTAGACAAGACCATTTACACTGACAACTAGAATATCCTGGGAGAATATTCTTTTGCATGGTCATATACTATTTTTGTATGTAGATTTGAAGAacctatagaaaaaaatataatttatctgGCATTTGTAAAACATTTTGATGGAAAGATTAAGGAAAATGGAGAATCTAGTTGGTTCCATTTGAATTCAACTTTATTTTAAACACTACTGGCACAAGGATGAACTCTTTTATATTACTgtgttatttcttgtttttaaatctgaaaagaagaaaagtgcaCAGGTTGAGTGACTGAAGTGTATAGCAAATCATCATCTACTTCTGAGACTCTCTTGGCAATGTCTTACACTATTCGGATTCTCTACAGTCATGATCTTGacataagataaaagaaaatgtgtaaaatttGAAATTGAAACTAAATTAACTTAattcaccttttaaaatgttatattttattgccAAATTGGAAACAAGATATTATGGCTGACATCTcacatttctcttatgaacagtGAAATAATCATTACATATTATTGGTTATAGATACAGTACTATGGACTTCTGTTATAAATTTCTTTtgaatgtataataataatatgttaaTATTATGTTTTGTATTATAATCTCCTCAAAATAAGTGCTTGTTCCTTATTAAATTCTATAGACTGAACCAGTTCAATGTCCTCATAGCCTGTGATTTTTCAAGTCGCACATTTTCCTTCATTCTGTAGTTTGAACTCTTTAGAATAC from the Mastomys coucha isolate ucsf_1 chromosome X, UCSF_Mcou_1, whole genome shotgun sequence genome contains:
- the LOC116093974 gene encoding protein CXorf21-like → MLGEAFLTKFFYKEQRHAKLYKPLRCKKTSSDKKENWENKLLDIPDNSLPLLKTGSQEKVIEGSLTEQDNDSSQVKSMGELPVAKCKSTPLPGNASVALPIPKRGHDETQLDLYRSWSCTSICQNYPDLQIGGDHIKNMYDSGCFVEHTHDDVCKGPLLVSVDIPLGHSPKFEPLEKTSTSKLFNGDEIREKSMLLHKQPLSNSMLNNYMEKKVDELYKQFLEENLTRCLSITNLMTSSILMNNVNQISLQISQEQNIEASKAREALLHSLALCNLRNVSHRNSTELSTPNLQISNQASREFV